The following proteins are co-located in the Microplitis demolitor isolate Queensland-Clemson2020A chromosome 5, iyMicDemo2.1a, whole genome shotgun sequence genome:
- the LOC103568390 gene encoding rho GTPase-activating protein 100F isoform X5, whose translation MSLDDVVILMSIPRRLVLATRHGPHQTIAQSRQNEHKTPPVVVIKRELNEDENDHVTNNHISRDSNRRRGDGREMLPSRSRLGLNGLESNQDANASNGDLYYNSRPEGHWSYQPPPPPIITHQPKPSTTQHFQPYERGYPKTLESLAEKVHSFYTSPMMPNGNRRMSAGGIQSAGNRLSGQTQGYGYSQHTPSGRIMPRSGSDQHLPRVDYTNISTPARHTLLRSNLKSGSSTLRYNTRYGTQTDVPSSSQRNQNQFGILTRRHRPSIDYASDTEATCSNSPRSTYYYYRHNMKDQSQSNAVSHLATMSRTQIGQSSGGLRSNSLPRSGRALPQQPNLRAGLTTVASGLIDQEDSDGALSAPELPSFRRDRGRIPSSPSVFTSDEYRAWLSRTPSTSALYEQIRATTNRPPRYTYSAENIHAAVNQKTEYGNYGSYRPLPSTLDRLSTRSASAQQVNLANLRASTAVSSTSHRPGPGQRSTSVTPNARTVLNGQKPSLSTVANQRANSVRRIRNLLELEQTRNIPTPTPTRTQDQRLLDINPAEFLKYKIEKPPIVGTPSSTSSLLSSLGDTSSSDFTSGISGLLWVHLLAGRGLRSTTSSSAATTPSTPSGQPNIANCGLRDLYCVLECDRVHKARTVVRTGDLMFDWDETFELDLVGNRQLDLLVYSWDPQHRHKLCYKGSVHLATLLKESPIHQLALKVEPRGTIYLRLRYTDAHQTFKRRGLPVISLTTRIAPLFGVDLDTVVSRESKTGGVPGGVSTALAMNNAMNIPIIVWRCVEEVERRGLDIIGLYRLCGSATKKRILREAFERNARSVDLSPDNVPDINVITGVLKDYLRELPEPLFTKCLYQMMVDALAVCLPDDPQGNAKLMFSILDCLPKVNKCTLIYLLDHLALVLSQCNKMSPASLAVCFGPVLMLHSDDSSLLDFQQPIAVLKYLLEIWPVKSVRKISSVGSTLPRVTPAIGLTSSTSSSNIISNHHPSLPQLHQLSQQQQNPVYQGTLTRTAQPWQPPLSLHHPSLNLAPMGYAPSTRPPLQGKSNQVIISSPGSPSSEESASPEPNNKSIQNKSNSTTETTSSTIMNSTRIEQSTPTSNADTEEGNQPQSNDREQGVETDGEVSDDDQILKRNEL comes from the exons ATGAGTTTAGACGatgtagtaattttaatgtcCATACCAAGAAGATTAGTTTTGGCAACACGACATGGACCTCACCAAACAATCGCTCAAAGCCGTCAAAATGAGCACAAAACCCCGCCGGTAGTAGTTATTAAACGGGAACTCAATGAAGATGAAAATGATCACGTAACTAACAACCACATTAG taGAGACAGTAACAGACGGAGAGGTGATGGAAGAGAAATGCTTCCGTCTCGATCGAGGCTTGGTCTTAATGGTTTGGAGTCTAATCAAGATGCTAATGCTAGTAATGGTGATCTTTACTACAATTCTAGACCTGAAGGGCATTGGTCCTACCAACCTCCACCACCTCCAATTATTACACATCAGCCAAAACCTTCGACAACTCAACATTTTCAACCATATGAGCGAGGATATCCAAAAACCTTGGAAAGCCTGGCTGAAAAA GTACATTCGTTTTACACAAGCCCTATGATGCCTAATGGCAATCGTCGAATGTCAGCTGGTGGTATTCAATCAGCAGGAAACAGACTTTCAGGGCAAACGCAAGGATATGGATATTCTCAACATACACCAAGTGGAAGAATAATGCCACGAAGTGGTTCAGATCAGCATTTACCACGAGTAgattatacaaatatttcgaCTCCAGCACGCCATACTCTCCTaagatcaaatttaaaatcaggTTCTTCTACTTTGCGATATAACACGAGATATGGTACTCAGACTGATGTTCCCTCTTCGTCACAACGAAATCAAAATCAATTTGGAATATTGACAAGAAGACATCGACCTTCTATTGATTATGCTTCGGATACTGAGGCTACTTGTTCTAATTCTCCACGATCAACATATTATTACTATAGACACAATATGAAAGATCAATCTCAAAGTAATGCAGTATCTCATTTGGCAACAATGTCAAGAACTCAAATAGGCCAAAGTTCAGGTGGTTTAAGGTCAAATTCACTGCCTCGTAGTGGAAGAGCATTACCACAACAGCCAAATCTTCGAGCAGGACTTACTACTGTTGCTTCAGGTCTTATCGATCAGGAAGATAGTGATGGTGCACTTTCAGCACCTGAATTACCTTCATTTAGACGTGATAGAG gaaGGATACCTTCATCCCCTAGTGTATTTACATCTGATGAATATCGAGCATGGTTAAGTCGGACACCAAGTACGAGTGCATTGTATGAGCAAATAAGAGCGACAACCAACAGACCACCGCGGTACACTTATAGTGCTGAGAATATTCATGCTGCAGTCAATCAG AAAACAGAGTATGGGAACTATGGTTCGTATAGGCCTCTACCAAGTACGCTAGATCGACTTTCCACAAGATCTGCGTCGGCTCAGCAAGTTAATTTGGCTAATTTAAGAGCTTCCACAGCAGTAAGTTCAACGTCTCATCGGCCCGGACCAGGACAACGATCTACTTCAGTAACTCCAAATGCTAGGACTGTTTTAAATGGACAGAAACCTTCCTTAAGTACAGTTGCTAATCAACGAGCAAATTCAGTAAGAAgaatcagaaatttattagaattagAACAAACTAGAAATATACCTACACCAACCCCGACAAGAACTCAAGATCAAAGACTGCTAGATATTAATCCTGCAG AATTTCTTAAGTATAAAATAGAGAAGCCACCAATAGTTGGCACGCCTAGCTCAACAAGCTCACTATTAAGTTCCCTCGGTGATACTTCTAGTAGTGATTTCACCAGCGGTATCAGTGGATTACTCTGGGTCCATCTTCTGGCTGGCCGTGGTCTTCGATCAACGACATCTTCATCAGCTGCTACAACACCTTCTACACCATCAGGTCAACCGAATATAGCTAATTGTGGTTTAAGAGATCTATACTGCGTTCTAGAATGTGATCGAGTACATAAAGCCCGTACTGTTGTACGTACGGGTGATCTTATGTTCGATTGGgatgaaacttttgaattagattTAGTCGGAAATCGTCAACTTGACTTACTTGTTTATTCGTGGGATCCCCAACATAGGCATAAATTATGTTACAAAGGATCAGTTCATCTTGCGACACTACTTAAAGAGTCTCCAATCCATCAATTAGCTCTTAAAGTGGAGCCTCGAGGAACTATTTACTTAAGATTACGTTATACAGATGCTCATCAAACATTCAAAAGACGAGGACTTCCAGTCATATCTTTGACCACTAGAATCGCGCCTCTTTTCGGCGTTGATCTAGATACAGTG GTCAGTAGAGAGAGTAAAACTGGTGGAGTGCCTGGTGGGGTTTCCACAGCATTGGCGATGAACAATGCAATGAATATTCCAATAATCGTCTGGCGCTGTGTTGAAGAAGTTGAAAGACGAGGACTTGATATAATTGGTTTATATAGGCTTTGTGGATCAGCTACTAAGAAAAGAATACTTAGAGAGGCCTTTGAGCGCAATGCTAGATCAGTAGATCTTTCTCCTGATAATGTGCCTGACATTAATGTCATTACGGGAGTACTTAAAGATTATTTAAGAGAACTACCAGAACCACTGTTCACTAAGTGCCTCTATCAAATGATGGTCGATGCATTAGCTGTATGTCTCCCAGATGATCCACAAGGTAATGCTAAACTTATGTTTAGCATTCTTGACTGTTTACCAAAAGTGAATAAG TGTaccttgatatatttattggaTCATTTAGCATTGGTGTTGTCACAATGTAACAAAATGTCACCAGCCAGTTTGGCGGTTTGTTTCGGACCAGTATTAATGTTACATTCAGATGACTCATCGCTTTTAGATTTTCAACAACCCATTGCAGTTCTGAAATACCTTCTTGAGATATGGCCAGTTAAGTCAG TTCGGAAGATTTCTTCAGTCGGTTCAACACTTCCTCGAGTTACGCCAGCAATCGGGCTTACCAGCAGTACCAGCAGCAGCAATATTATCAGCAATCACCATCCATCACTGCCACAACTTCATCAGTTATCCCAGCAACAACAAAATCCTGTATATCAGGGCACATTAACTCGAACCGCGCAGCCTTGGCAGCCGCCACTCTCACTTCATCATCCATCTCTCAATTTAGCTCCTATGGGATACGCCCCATCAACTCGTCCACCCCTACAGGGCAAATCAAATCAG